The following proteins come from a genomic window of Achromobacter sp. AONIH1:
- the glnH gene encoding glutamine ABC transporter substrate-binding protein GlnH, whose product MIKRKFAAALVGLSVAMFGAASSAQAKELVVATDTAFVPFEFKQGNTYTGFDVDLWAAIAKELKLQYKLQPMDFNGIIPGLQTKNIDVALAGITIRDDRKKVIDFSDPYYESGLAILVGDKNTDIKDAKSLSGKTVAVKTGTATVDFLKAQVPDAKLKLFPNIDNAYLELATGRVDAAVHDTPNVQYYANTAGKGRVKVVGSVKSGDFYGIAFPKGSDLVPQVNKALATLKANGEYDAIYTKWFGKKP is encoded by the coding sequence ATGATCAAACGCAAGTTCGCCGCCGCGCTGGTCGGCTTGTCCGTCGCCATGTTCGGCGCCGCCTCGTCAGCCCAGGCCAAGGAGCTGGTCGTGGCCACCGATACGGCTTTCGTGCCGTTCGAGTTCAAGCAGGGCAATACCTACACCGGCTTCGACGTGGATCTGTGGGCGGCCATCGCCAAGGAACTGAAGCTTCAGTACAAGCTCCAGCCCATGGACTTCAACGGCATCATTCCGGGCCTGCAGACCAAGAACATCGACGTGGCGCTGGCCGGCATCACCATTCGCGACGACCGCAAGAAGGTCATCGACTTCTCCGATCCCTACTACGAAAGCGGCCTGGCCATCCTGGTCGGCGACAAGAACACCGACATCAAGGACGCCAAGTCCCTGTCTGGCAAGACCGTCGCCGTCAAGACCGGCACCGCCACGGTGGACTTCCTGAAGGCCCAGGTGCCTGACGCCAAGCTGAAGCTGTTCCCCAACATCGATAACGCCTATCTCGAGCTGGCCACGGGCCGCGTCGACGCCGCCGTGCACGACACGCCCAACGTGCAGTACTACGCCAACACCGCCGGCAAGGGTCGCGTGAAGGTGGTGGGCTCGGTCAAGAGCGGCGACTTCTATGGCATCGCCTTCCCCAAGGGCAGCGATCTGGTCCCGCAGGTGAACAAGGCGCTGGCCACGCTCAAGGCCAACGGCGAGTACGACGCCATCTACACCAAGTGGTTCGGCAAGAAGCCCTGA
- the glnP gene encoding glutamine ABC transporter permease GlnP, translating into MEFDWSVIRDALPNLLEGTLMTVKITFWGLFGGFLLGALSGVVRAYGHPILSGIAQVYVAVIRGTPIVVQVMFIYFALPIMAGIRVDAEWAAIVTLMINSGAYISEIVRGSLLSVHKGLKEAGQAMGLPFHKILLHIIGPVAFRRMIPPLGNQCIISLKDSSLFIVIGVAELTRQGQEIMAANFRAVEIWSAVAIVYLILTGAMALGLRLLEKRMRIL; encoded by the coding sequence GTGGAATTCGACTGGTCAGTCATCCGGGACGCGCTGCCCAATTTGCTGGAAGGGACCTTGATGACCGTCAAGATCACCTTCTGGGGCTTGTTCGGCGGGTTCCTGCTCGGCGCGCTGTCCGGCGTGGTCCGGGCCTACGGGCATCCCATCCTGTCCGGCATCGCCCAGGTGTACGTCGCGGTCATCCGCGGCACGCCCATCGTGGTGCAGGTGATGTTCATCTATTTCGCCTTGCCTATCATGGCTGGAATCCGGGTGGACGCGGAATGGGCGGCCATCGTCACGCTGATGATCAATTCGGGCGCCTACATCTCCGAGATCGTGCGCGGGTCGCTGCTGTCCGTGCACAAGGGACTGAAGGAAGCCGGGCAGGCCATGGGGCTGCCGTTTCACAAGATCCTGCTGCACATCATCGGGCCGGTGGCGTTCCGCCGCATGATCCCGCCGCTGGGCAACCAGTGCATCATCAGCCTGAAGGACTCCTCGCTCTTCATCGTGATCGGCGTGGCGGAACTGACACGGCAGGGCCAGGAAATCATGGCCGCCAACTTCCGTGCGGTCGAGATCTGGTCCGCGGTGGCCATCGTCTACCTGATCCTGACCGGTGCGATGGCGCTGGGCCTGCGCCTGCTGGAAAAGAGGATGCGCATACTATGA
- a CDS encoding TRAP transporter substrate-binding protein has protein sequence MHKKISLLAGSIVLAFSAGAQAQTKWDLPSAYPASNFHVENLTNFVKDVDSLSGGKLKITLHNNASLYKAPEIKRAVQGNQAQIGEILLTNFANEDPLYELDGLPFLATGYDASFKLYQAQKPFLEKKLNSQGMTLLYAVAWPPQGIFANKDIKQISDMKGLKWRAYSPVTAKIAELVGAQPVTVQQAELAQAMATGVIDSYMSSASTGYDTKTYEYIKKFYDTQAWLPKNAVIVNKKAFDALDPATQDALKKAGAQAEERGWKLSQEKNKWYQEELAKNGMETLKPTVELKEGLSVIGKRMLDDWLKKAGADGQAMIDAYRKQ, from the coding sequence ATGCACAAGAAAATCTCGCTGCTGGCCGGCAGCATCGTCCTGGCATTCAGCGCGGGCGCGCAGGCCCAGACCAAGTGGGACCTGCCCAGCGCCTACCCGGCGAGCAACTTCCACGTCGAGAACCTGACCAACTTCGTCAAGGACGTGGATAGCCTGTCTGGCGGCAAGCTGAAGATCACGCTGCACAACAACGCCTCGCTGTACAAAGCCCCCGAGATCAAGCGCGCGGTGCAAGGCAACCAGGCCCAGATCGGCGAGATCCTCTTGACCAACTTCGCCAACGAAGACCCGCTGTACGAGCTGGACGGCCTGCCCTTCCTGGCCACCGGCTACGACGCCTCGTTCAAGCTCTACCAGGCGCAGAAGCCGTTCCTGGAAAAGAAGCTCAACTCGCAAGGCATGACGCTGCTGTACGCGGTGGCCTGGCCGCCCCAGGGCATCTTCGCCAACAAGGACATCAAGCAGATCTCCGACATGAAGGGCCTGAAGTGGCGCGCCTACAGCCCGGTGACGGCCAAGATCGCCGAACTGGTCGGCGCCCAGCCCGTCACGGTGCAACAGGCCGAACTGGCCCAGGCCATGGCCACCGGCGTGATCGATTCCTACATGTCCTCGGCGTCCACCGGCTACGACACCAAGACCTACGAGTACATCAAAAAGTTCTACGACACCCAGGCCTGGCTGCCGAAGAACGCGGTCATCGTCAACAAGAAGGCGTTCGACGCGCTCGATCCCGCCACGCAGGACGCGCTGAAGAAGGCCGGCGCGCAGGCCGAGGAACGCGGCTGGAAGCTGTCGCAGGAAAAGAACAAGTGGTATCAGGAAGAGCTGGCCAAGAACGGCATGGAAACCCTCAAGCCCACGGTCGAGCTGAAGGAAGGCCTGTCCGTGATCGGCAAGCGCATGCTGGATGACTGGCTCAAGAAGGCCGGCGCCGACGGCCAGGCCATGATCGACGCCTACCGGAAGCAGTGA
- a CDS encoding winged helix DNA-binding protein, whose protein sequence is MTSTLIAASAHLAGGSSPDLSEVEFGLMIAGHAFDRWIVRCMAAAGLPDLTRTDVMVFHHVYHRQRPKKLADICFTLNVEDTHIVSYALKKLERLGMVQGERASKEVFYSVTEEGSTVLKRYAEIREQCLTSGLNGPGGGGLEFSRQLAHTLRALSGLYDQAARAATSL, encoded by the coding sequence ATGACCTCAACCTTGATCGCCGCCTCCGCCCATCTGGCAGGGGGCAGTTCGCCCGATCTGTCCGAAGTCGAATTCGGCCTGATGATCGCCGGCCACGCGTTCGACCGATGGATCGTGCGCTGCATGGCGGCGGCCGGGCTGCCGGACCTGACGCGCACCGACGTGATGGTCTTTCACCACGTGTACCACCGGCAGCGGCCGAAGAAGCTGGCCGATATCTGCTTCACCCTCAATGTCGAGGACACGCACATCGTCAGCTACGCGCTGAAGAAGCTCGAGCGCCTGGGCATGGTGCAGGGCGAGCGCGCCAGCAAGGAAGTGTTCTACAGCGTCACAGAGGAAGGTTCGACGGTGCTCAAGCGCTACGCGGAAATCCGCGAGCAGTGCCTGACCTCCGGCCTGAACGGCCCGGGCGGCGGCGGACTGGAGTTCAGCCGCCAGCTCGCGCATACGCTGCGCGCGCTGTCCGGCCTGTACGACCAGGCCGCTCGCGCGGCGACTTCCCTCTGA
- the glnQ gene encoding glutamine ABC transporter ATP-binding protein GlnQ produces MSMVEFHNVTKRFGESLVLNDISLNIDAGEVVVVVGPSGSGKSTFLRCINVLETINGGDLLVDGLSVKGDAAQVREIRREAGMVFQQFNLFPQMTALENVMFGPVHTRGMGRDESRKLAQELLGKVGLAERMNHYPSELSGGQQQRVAIARALAIKPKLMLFDEPTSALDPELRHEVLKVMKDLAEEGMTMVVVTHEMEFARKVGSRLIFIDGGKVAHDGPPTELLGNPPSQRLRDFLQHVA; encoded by the coding sequence ATGAGCATGGTTGAATTCCACAACGTCACCAAGCGCTTCGGCGAGTCCTTGGTGCTGAACGACATTTCGCTGAACATCGACGCGGGCGAAGTCGTGGTGGTGGTCGGGCCGTCGGGCTCGGGCAAGTCCACCTTCCTGCGTTGCATCAACGTGCTGGAGACCATCAACGGCGGCGACCTGCTGGTCGACGGCCTGAGCGTGAAGGGTGACGCGGCCCAGGTGCGCGAGATCCGGCGCGAGGCCGGCATGGTGTTCCAGCAGTTCAACCTGTTCCCGCAGATGACGGCGCTGGAGAACGTCATGTTCGGGCCCGTCCACACGCGCGGCATGGGCCGGGACGAATCGCGCAAGCTGGCCCAGGAACTGCTGGGCAAGGTCGGCCTGGCCGAGCGCATGAACCACTATCCGTCTGAGTTGTCGGGTGGCCAGCAGCAGCGGGTAGCCATCGCCCGCGCATTGGCGATCAAGCCCAAGCTGATGCTGTTCGACGAGCCGACCTCGGCGCTGGATCCGGAGCTGCGGCACGAAGTGCTGAAGGTCATGAAGGACCTGGCCGAGGAGGGCATGACCATGGTGGTCGTGACCCACGAGATGGAGTTCGCCCGCAAGGTCGGCAGCCGGCTGATCTTCATCGACGGCGGCAAGGTGGCCCATGACGGTCCGCCCACGGAGCTGCTGGGCAAT
- a CDS encoding hydantoinase B/oxoprolinase family protein, translating to MKWQFWIDRGGTFTDIVARRPDGSTTTAKMLSENPEQYRDAAVAGIRKLLGIAPGQPVPAEQVECVKMGTTVATNALLERKGERTLLVTTKGFRDGLRIAYQNRPRLFDRNVVLPEMLYESVVEADERMDAEGKLVRGLDEEGLRAAMRAAHDSGIRAVAIVFMHAWKAPEHEQRAARIARELGFTQVSASHEVSPLIKYVSRGDTTVVDAYLSPILKRYVDQVAGELPGIRLMFMQSSGGLTDAHRFRGKDAILSGPAGGIVGMVRTSEQAGFPKVIGFDMGGTSTDVSHYAGEFEREFETQVAGVRMRAPMMSIHTVAAGGGSILHFDGARLRVGPDSAGANPGPACYRRGGPLAVTDCNVLLGKIQPDFFPKVFGPEANEPLDRDAVVARFTAMADEVRTATGREMTPEQLAEGFLEIAVGNMAEAIKRISVQRGHDVTEYALTTFGGAGGQHACLVADALGMTTVFAHPLGGVLSAYGMGLADQTDMRQKTVEQVLDAALMQTLAGELDELAGQAVGELRRQHVAEADISVQRRLHLKYQGTDTSLEVPFGTLEQARQDFEAAYRLRYSFLMPDRALVVETISVEATGGGERVDGASVAQTRDAALAPSRQVRMYSGGAWRDVPLYVREALAGGDKIAGPAIISEPNQTTVVEAGWQAELTGQDNIVLRRVEARPERRAIGTQADPVMLEVFNNLFMSIAEQMGYRLQNTAYSVNIKERLDFSCAIFDAQARLIANAPHMPVHLGSMGESVRTVMNANRGRMMPGDAYVVNDPYHGGTHLPDVTVITPVFDRGGKEILFYVGSRGHHADIGGTTPGSMPPDSRTVEDEGVLFTNFQLVKNGELREQAARDILGSGRWPARNPDQNIADMRAQIAANEKGVQELLRMCDHFGLDVVRAYMGHVQDNAEEAVRRVISVLKNGRYEYPLDNGAVIKVEVRVDNAARSAVVDFTGTSPQLDNNFNAPGAIAVAAVLYVFRTLVNDDIPLNDGCLVPLSIVLPEGSMLRPNSPASVVAGNVETSMCIVNALYGALGVLASSQGTMNNFTFGNARHQYYETISGGTGAGPVRIDAAGPRDEGFAGTSVVQAHMTNSRLTDPEVLEFRFPVRLDSYEIRHGSGGGGRYPGGDGGVRRMRFLEDMTAAILSNNRLHAPFGLSGGQPGAMGRNYVERADGTVQPLGPQDSAQLRPGDVFVVETPGGGGYGAL from the coding sequence ATGAAGTGGCAATTCTGGATTGACCGTGGGGGCACGTTCACCGACATCGTGGCGCGTCGTCCCGACGGCAGCACCACGACCGCGAAGATGCTGTCGGAAAACCCCGAGCAGTACCGCGACGCCGCCGTGGCGGGCATCCGCAAGCTGTTGGGCATCGCGCCGGGCCAGCCCGTGCCGGCCGAGCAGGTCGAGTGCGTGAAGATGGGCACCACGGTGGCCACCAACGCGCTGCTGGAGCGCAAGGGCGAGCGCACGTTGCTGGTCACCACCAAGGGCTTTCGCGACGGGCTGCGCATCGCTTATCAGAACCGTCCGCGCCTGTTCGACCGCAACGTCGTGCTGCCGGAAATGCTCTATGAGTCCGTGGTCGAGGCCGACGAGCGCATGGACGCCGAGGGCAAGCTGGTGCGCGGGCTGGACGAGGAAGGCCTGCGTGCGGCCATGCGCGCCGCCCATGACAGCGGCATCCGCGCGGTCGCCATCGTGTTCATGCATGCCTGGAAGGCGCCCGAGCACGAGCAGCGCGCCGCCCGCATCGCCCGCGAGCTGGGTTTCACGCAGGTGTCGGCCTCGCACGAGGTCAGCCCGCTGATCAAGTACGTGTCGCGTGGCGACACCACCGTGGTGGACGCCTATCTGTCGCCCATCCTCAAGCGCTATGTCGACCAGGTGGCCGGCGAGCTGCCCGGCATCCGCCTGATGTTCATGCAGTCCAGCGGCGGCCTGACCGACGCGCACCGCTTCCGTGGCAAGGACGCCATCCTGTCCGGCCCGGCCGGCGGCATCGTCGGCATGGTGCGCACCAGCGAACAGGCCGGCTTCCCCAAGGTGATCGGCTTTGACATGGGCGGCACGTCCACCGACGTATCGCACTACGCCGGCGAATTCGAGCGCGAGTTCGAGACCCAGGTGGCCGGCGTGCGCATGCGCGCGCCCATGATGAGCATCCACACGGTCGCGGCCGGCGGCGGTTCCATCCTGCATTTCGATGGCGCGCGCCTGCGTGTCGGCCCTGATTCGGCCGGCGCCAATCCCGGCCCCGCCTGCTACCGCCGTGGCGGCCCGCTGGCGGTGACCGACTGCAACGTGCTGCTGGGCAAGATCCAGCCCGACTTCTTCCCCAAGGTGTTCGGCCCCGAGGCCAATGAGCCGCTGGACCGCGACGCCGTGGTGGCGCGCTTCACGGCCATGGCCGACGAGGTGCGGACGGCCACCGGGCGCGAGATGACGCCCGAGCAGCTGGCCGAAGGCTTCCTGGAAATCGCCGTGGGCAACATGGCCGAGGCCATCAAGCGTATTTCGGTGCAGCGCGGCCACGACGTGACCGAGTACGCGCTGACCACCTTTGGCGGCGCCGGCGGGCAGCACGCCTGCCTGGTGGCCGACGCCCTGGGCATGACCACGGTGTTCGCGCATCCGCTGGGTGGCGTGCTGTCGGCCTATGGCATGGGCCTGGCCGACCAGACCGACATGCGCCAGAAAACCGTCGAGCAGGTGCTGGACGCCGCGCTGATGCAGACGCTGGCCGGTGAGCTGGACGAGCTGGCCGGACAGGCCGTGGGCGAACTGCGGCGCCAGCACGTGGCCGAGGCCGACATTTCCGTGCAGCGTCGCCTGCACCTGAAGTACCAGGGCACCGACACCTCGCTCGAAGTGCCGTTCGGCACGCTGGAGCAGGCGCGCCAGGACTTCGAGGCGGCCTACCGCCTGCGCTATTCCTTCCTGATGCCCGACCGGGCGCTGGTGGTCGAGACCATTTCGGTCGAAGCCACCGGCGGCGGCGAGCGCGTGGACGGCGCCTCGGTGGCGCAGACCCGCGACGCCGCGCTGGCGCCCAGCCGCCAGGTCCGCATGTACAGCGGCGGCGCCTGGCGCGATGTGCCGCTCTATGTGCGCGAGGCGCTGGCGGGCGGCGACAAGATCGCCGGCCCGGCCATCATCTCCGAGCCCAACCAGACCACGGTCGTCGAAGCCGGCTGGCAGGCCGAGCTGACCGGGCAGGACAACATCGTGCTGCGCCGCGTCGAGGCGCGTCCCGAGCGCCGCGCCATCGGCACCCAGGCCGATCCGGTCATGCTGGAGGTCTTCAACAACCTCTTCATGTCCATCGCCGAGCAGATGGGCTACCGCCTGCAGAACACCGCGTACTCGGTGAACATCAAGGAACGCCTGGACTTCTCCTGCGCGATCTTCGACGCCCAGGCCCGCCTGATCGCCAACGCGCCCCACATGCCCGTGCACCTGGGTTCGATGGGCGAGTCGGTGCGCACCGTGATGAACGCCAACCGTGGCCGCATGATGCCGGGCGACGCGTATGTGGTGAACGATCCCTACCACGGCGGCACGCACCTGCCCGACGTGACGGTCATCACCCCGGTGTTCGACCGGGGCGGCAAGGAAATCCTGTTCTACGTCGGCTCTCGCGGCCACCACGCCGACATCGGCGGGACCACGCCGGGCTCGATGCCGCCGGATTCGCGCACGGTCGAGGACGAAGGCGTGCTGTTCACCAATTTCCAATTGGTCAAGAACGGCGAGCTGCGCGAGCAGGCCGCCCGCGACATCCTCGGCTCGGGGCGCTGGCCGGCGCGCAATCCGGACCAGAACATCGCCGACATGCGCGCGCAGATCGCCGCCAACGAAAAGGGCGTGCAGGAACTGCTGCGCATGTGCGATCACTTCGGCCTGGACGTGGTGCGTGCCTACATGGGGCACGTGCAGGACAACGCCGAGGAAGCGGTGCGCCGCGTGATCTCGGTGCTGAAGAATGGCCGCTACGAGTACCCGCTGGACAACGGCGCGGTGATCAAGGTGGAAGTGCGGGTGGACAATGCGGCGCGCAGCGCCGTGGTGGACTTCACCGGCACCTCGCCGCAGCTGGACAACAACTTCAACGCGCCGGGCGCCATCGCCGTGGCCGCGGTGCTGTACGTGTTCCGCACCCTGGTCAACGACGACATTCCGCTGAACGACGGCTGCCTGGTGCCGCTGTCCATCGTGCTGCCGGAAGGCTCGATGCTGCGCCCCAACTCGCCGGCTTCGGTGGTGGCGGGCAACGTGGAAACGTCCATGTGCATCGTCAACGCGCTGTATGGCGCGCTGGGCGTGCTGGCCTCCAGCCAGGGCACGATGAACAACTTCACGTTCGGCAACGCGCGTCACCAGTACTACGAGACCATCTCGGGTGGTACCGGAGCCGGTCCGGTCCGCATCGACGCGGCCGGTCCGCGCGACGAGGGTTTCGCCGGCACCTCGGTGGTACAGGCGCACATGACCAACTCGCGCCTGACCGATCCGGAAGTGCTGGAGTTCCGTTTCCCGGTGCGGCTGGATTCGTATGAGATCCGTCATGGCTCCGGGGGCGGCGGTCGCTATCCGGGCGGCGACGGCGGCGTGCGCCGCATGCGCTTCCTGGAGGACATGACGGCCGCGATCCTGTCGAACAACCGCCTGCACGCGCCGTTCGGCCTGTCGGGCGGCCAGCCCGGCGCCATGGGTCGCAACTATGTCGAGCGGGCCGACGGCACGGTGCAGCCGCTGGGTCCGCAGGACAGCGCCCAGCTGCGTCCGGGCGATGTGTTCGTGGTGGAAACGCCGGGAGGCGGCGGCTACGGCGCGCTGTAG
- the nudC gene encoding NAD(+) diphosphatase, with protein MNFVFRRDELLVVEETGVLPDAQVCAGLGLPPQALQPVWLDPGAPQRAAHVEPGIEAPQGYAFRKLRGLFGVLDDHGMAQAGRAYQIAEWARTHRYCGACGTPAERVAGEFCLRCPACGHSAYPRISPAMMVLVRHGDRILLARHAGRISAIYTALAGFVEPGESIEQTVHREVYEEVGLKVGNLRYFGSQSWPFPNSLMIAYTADYVSGETRVQEDEILEARWFGPGDPMPEIAGRVSIAGALIRAHMPLGWAG; from the coding sequence GTGAACTTCGTTTTTCGCCGTGATGAATTGCTGGTCGTGGAAGAGACCGGCGTATTGCCCGACGCGCAGGTGTGCGCGGGTCTGGGCCTGCCGCCGCAGGCGCTGCAACCTGTATGGCTGGATCCCGGCGCTCCGCAGCGCGCCGCGCACGTCGAGCCCGGTATCGAAGCGCCGCAAGGCTATGCCTTCCGCAAGCTGCGCGGCCTGTTCGGCGTGCTGGACGATCACGGCATGGCCCAGGCCGGTCGCGCCTATCAGATCGCCGAGTGGGCGCGCACGCACCGCTATTGCGGCGCCTGCGGCACGCCGGCCGAGCGCGTGGCGGGCGAGTTCTGCCTGCGCTGCCCGGCCTGTGGTCATAGCGCCTATCCGCGCATCTCGCCGGCCATGATGGTGCTGGTGCGTCATGGCGACCGCATCCTGCTGGCGCGGCATGCCGGGCGCATCTCGGCGATCTATACCGCGCTGGCCGGCTTCGTCGAGCCGGGCGAGAGCATCGAGCAGACCGTGCACCGCGAGGTCTACGAGGAAGTCGGCCTGAAGGTTGGCAACCTGCGCTACTTCGGCAGCCAGTCCTGGCCCTTCCCGAATTCGCTGATGATCGCCTACACGGCCGACTATGTGTCCGGCGAGACCCGCGTGCAGGAGGACGAGATCCTCGAGGCGCGCTGGTTCGGTCCCGGCGATCCCATGCCCGAGATCGCAGGGCGCGTGTCCATCGCGGGCGCGCTGATTCGCGCCCACATGCCGCTGGGCTGGGCCGGCTAG
- a CDS encoding TRAP transporter small permease has protein sequence MRRFLDSLYGAAGLLAGLCTVGVLVSVLAAIIARQLSLNIPGTDAYAGYFMAAAGFLALASTFKHGEHIRVTLLLNSLSPAGSRRLDIFALAVGCLLAAAFAFFSVKLTYDSWQFNDVSTSNDATPLWIPQISMAVGTVLFLVALLDELVRRSRGIAAATSQQTHE, from the coding sequence ATGCGCCGCTTTCTGGACTCTCTATACGGCGCGGCCGGCCTGCTGGCCGGCCTGTGCACCGTCGGCGTGCTGGTCTCGGTGCTGGCCGCCATCATCGCGCGCCAGCTCAGCCTGAACATCCCCGGCACGGACGCCTATGCCGGCTACTTCATGGCCGCGGCCGGCTTCCTGGCGCTGGCCAGCACCTTCAAGCACGGCGAGCACATCCGCGTCACGCTGCTGTTGAACTCGCTGTCGCCCGCCGGCAGCCGCCGCCTGGACATCTTCGCGCTGGCCGTGGGCTGCCTGCTGGCCGCCGCGTTCGCCTTCTTCAGCGTCAAGCTGACCTACGACTCCTGGCAATTCAACGACGTCTCCACGTCCAACGACGCCACGCCGCTCTGGATTCCCCAGATCAGCATGGCCGTGGGCACGGTCCTGTTCCTGGTCGCCCTGCTCGATGAGCTGGTCCGGCGCTCGCGCGGCATCGCCGCCGCTACTTCGCAGCAAACCCATGAATGA
- a CDS encoding C45 family peptidase: MPYKHVRIAGTRRQVGQALGKLARPLMSAYLDQSETWETLRPWRGHPYLDALAAQARAALPAVWEEFEGLAEGLDMPLADALLWNCRGDLLHKTTDGCTSAALKSADGTRWIGHNEDGDPYLYGRCHLVDVALDDAPGYLGFYYPGSLPGHTFGANRAGLVQTINNLRARQRHEGVPRMFLARAALDCATLDEAVQLLRATPCAGGFHHTLGSAQDARLFSVEVLPGDVSIQEIGARYGHANHMIHADTAGLPQVVTDSSRARQHRIEGIVDSWSPATGGAELLAALHDTEGALPILRTDRHDPDGENTLATAVFEIGDGEVTLRVYDRKPRAEIALDVMNDPE; encoded by the coding sequence ATGCCATACAAGCATGTACGCATCGCCGGCACGCGCCGGCAGGTCGGACAGGCGCTGGGCAAGCTGGCCCGCCCGCTGATGTCCGCCTACCTGGACCAGAGCGAGACCTGGGAAACGCTGCGCCCATGGCGCGGGCATCCCTACCTGGACGCGCTGGCGGCGCAGGCCAGGGCGGCGCTGCCAGCGGTATGGGAAGAATTCGAAGGGCTGGCCGAGGGCCTGGACATGCCGCTGGCCGACGCGCTCCTGTGGAACTGTCGCGGCGACCTGCTGCACAAGACCACCGACGGCTGCACCTCGGCGGCCCTGAAGTCGGCGGATGGCACGCGCTGGATCGGCCACAACGAAGATGGCGACCCCTATCTGTATGGCCGCTGCCACCTGGTGGATGTGGCGCTGGATGACGCGCCCGGCTATCTCGGCTTCTACTACCCCGGCTCCTTGCCCGGCCATACCTTCGGCGCCAATCGCGCCGGACTGGTCCAGACCATCAACAACCTGCGCGCGCGCCAACGACACGAAGGCGTGCCACGCATGTTCCTGGCGCGCGCGGCGCTGGACTGCGCCACGCTGGACGAGGCCGTGCAGCTGCTGCGCGCCACGCCCTGCGCCGGGGGCTTTCACCACACGCTGGGCTCGGCGCAGGACGCCAGGCTGTTCAGCGTCGAAGTGCTGCCCGGCGATGTCTCGATACAGGAAATCGGCGCCCGCTACGGCCACGCCAACCACATGATCCACGCTGACACCGCCGGCCTGCCGCAGGTCGTCACCGATTCGTCGCGCGCGCGCCAGCACCGCATCGAAGGCATCGTCGACAGCTGGTCGCCCGCGACCGGCGGCGCCGAGCTGCTGGCCGCGCTGCACGATACCGAGGGCGCATTGCCGATCCTGCGCACGGACCGGCATGACCCCGATGGCGAGAACACGCTGGCCACCGCCGTGTTCGAGATCGGCGACGGCGAAGTCACGCTGCGCGTGTACGACCGCAAGCCGCGCGCGGAGATCGCGCTGGACGTGATGAACGATCCGGAATGA